From Vigna unguiculata cultivar IT97K-499-35 chromosome 5, ASM411807v1, whole genome shotgun sequence, the proteins below share one genomic window:
- the LOC114183638 gene encoding uncharacterized protein LOC114183638 isoform X2, with product MAYRRRQSLSRASTFKEEFHDPSSLDVAAKDSDHNHASPPIPSPPSSSTSSSSLPTQPTKPSASRYQPSLSFAFATPDSDSDHDHQRSKAFGNSNSKSGFWGVIAQKAKSILDDDKPMSPHATKPQTTKSYSFNAFSAPPAAQNLPSQSKPVYESLDTNIKVDSPKFRKGLDRITSSLNQLGDTFEKAFEEGRTIMESKTADLRTQIRRKSSNSGDTQQTSDLRNPLQEAAQKEKESSHESKLKASRDVALATAAKAKLLLRELKSVKADLAFAKARCAQLEEENKILRDKGASDKGQNGEDDEIMIRHQLETLLAEKARLANENETYARENRFLREIVEYHQLTMQDVVYINEGMEEVTEVYPSDGSGVTRLLSVTPRSASPAKDVLLSPGIPLLSKELFTVKEEDEKSNSDVETPATV from the exons ATGGCATACAGGAGAAGGCAAAGTTTATCAAGGGCTTCCACTTTCAAGGAAGAATTTCATGATCCATCATCATTGGATGTTGCTGCTAAGGATTCTGATCACAACCATGCTTCTCCACCAATCCCCTCACCTCcctcttcttctacttcttcaTCATCTCTCCCTACTCAACCCACCAAACCTTCTGCTTCTCGTTACCAACCCTCTCTTTCCTTCGCATTCGCCACCCCTGACTCTGACTCCGACCATGACCATCAAAGATCCAAG GCTTTCGGAAATAGCAACTCCAAGTCTGGTTTCTGGGGTGTGATTGCGCAGAAAGCCAAATCAATTCTGGATGATGATAAGCCAATGTCACCACATGCAACCAAGCCCCAAACAACCAAATCATACTCTTTTAATGCCTTTTCAGCTCCTCCTGCAGCTCAG AACCTTCCTTCACAATCCAAGCCAGTATATGAATCCCTCGACACTAACATAAAAGTGGACAGTCCTAAATTTCGGAAGGGCTTGGACAGAATCACTTCATCCCTCAATCAACTAGGTGACACTTTTGAGAAGGCTTTTGAG GAAGGCCGAACAATTATGGAGAGTAAGACAGCAGACCTGAGAACTCAAATCAGAAGAAAATCAAGTAACTCAGGGGACACACAGCAAACTTCAGATTTGAGAAATCCGTTGCAAGAAGCTGCTCAGAAAGAGAAGGAATCTAGCCATGAATCAAAACTCAAGGCATCACGCGAC GTGGCGCTGGCAACAGCTGCCAAAGCAAAACTACTTCTTCGGGAGCTAAAATCCGTTAAAGCAGATTTAGCTTTTGCTAAAGCAAGATGTGCTCAGCTTgaagaagagaataaaataCTCCGGGACAAAGGGGCCAGTGACAAGGGACAGAACGGTGAAGATGATGAAATTATG ATAAGGCATCAATTGGAGACACTTCTTGCTGAGAAGGCTCGTCTGGCGAATGAAAATGAGACATATGCAAGAGAGAACCGTTTCTTGAGGGAAATTGTGGAATACCATCAACTGACTATGCAGGATGTGGTGTACATAAATGAGGGCATGGAAGAAGTGACTGAAGTTTACCCTTCAGATGGCTCTGGGGTGACAAGGTTGTTATCAGTCACACCACGTTCAGCATCACCTGCTAAGGATGTTCTGCTGTCACCAGGCATACCTCTGCTGTCAAAAGAACTATTTACTGTGAAAGAAGAGGATGAGAAGAGCAATTCAGATGTTGAGACTCCTGCTACTGTCTGA
- the LOC114183638 gene encoding uncharacterized protein LOC114183638 isoform X1 — MAYRRRQSLSRASTFKEEFHDPSSLDVAAKDSDHNHASPPIPSPPSSSTSSSSLPTQPTKPSASRYQPSLSFAFATPDSDSDHDHQRSKSFQAFGNSNSKSGFWGVIAQKAKSILDDDKPMSPHATKPQTTKSYSFNAFSAPPAAQNLPSQSKPVYESLDTNIKVDSPKFRKGLDRITSSLNQLGDTFEKAFEEGRTIMESKTADLRTQIRRKSSNSGDTQQTSDLRNPLQEAAQKEKESSHESKLKASRDVALATAAKAKLLLRELKSVKADLAFAKARCAQLEEENKILRDKGASDKGQNGEDDEIMIRHQLETLLAEKARLANENETYARENRFLREIVEYHQLTMQDVVYINEGMEEVTEVYPSDGSGVTRLLSVTPRSASPAKDVLLSPGIPLLSKELFTVKEEDEKSNSDVETPATV, encoded by the exons ATGGCATACAGGAGAAGGCAAAGTTTATCAAGGGCTTCCACTTTCAAGGAAGAATTTCATGATCCATCATCATTGGATGTTGCTGCTAAGGATTCTGATCACAACCATGCTTCTCCACCAATCCCCTCACCTCcctcttcttctacttcttcaTCATCTCTCCCTACTCAACCCACCAAACCTTCTGCTTCTCGTTACCAACCCTCTCTTTCCTTCGCATTCGCCACCCCTGACTCTGACTCCGACCATGACCATCAAAGATCCAAG AGCTTTCAGGCTTTCGGAAATAGCAACTCCAAGTCTGGTTTCTGGGGTGTGATTGCGCAGAAAGCCAAATCAATTCTGGATGATGATAAGCCAATGTCACCACATGCAACCAAGCCCCAAACAACCAAATCATACTCTTTTAATGCCTTTTCAGCTCCTCCTGCAGCTCAG AACCTTCCTTCACAATCCAAGCCAGTATATGAATCCCTCGACACTAACATAAAAGTGGACAGTCCTAAATTTCGGAAGGGCTTGGACAGAATCACTTCATCCCTCAATCAACTAGGTGACACTTTTGAGAAGGCTTTTGAG GAAGGCCGAACAATTATGGAGAGTAAGACAGCAGACCTGAGAACTCAAATCAGAAGAAAATCAAGTAACTCAGGGGACACACAGCAAACTTCAGATTTGAGAAATCCGTTGCAAGAAGCTGCTCAGAAAGAGAAGGAATCTAGCCATGAATCAAAACTCAAGGCATCACGCGAC GTGGCGCTGGCAACAGCTGCCAAAGCAAAACTACTTCTTCGGGAGCTAAAATCCGTTAAAGCAGATTTAGCTTTTGCTAAAGCAAGATGTGCTCAGCTTgaagaagagaataaaataCTCCGGGACAAAGGGGCCAGTGACAAGGGACAGAACGGTGAAGATGATGAAATTATG ATAAGGCATCAATTGGAGACACTTCTTGCTGAGAAGGCTCGTCTGGCGAATGAAAATGAGACATATGCAAGAGAGAACCGTTTCTTGAGGGAAATTGTGGAATACCATCAACTGACTATGCAGGATGTGGTGTACATAAATGAGGGCATGGAAGAAGTGACTGAAGTTTACCCTTCAGATGGCTCTGGGGTGACAAGGTTGTTATCAGTCACACCACGTTCAGCATCACCTGCTAAGGATGTTCTGCTGTCACCAGGCATACCTCTGCTGTCAAAAGAACTATTTACTGTGAAAGAAGAGGATGAGAAGAGCAATTCAGATGTTGAGACTCCTGCTACTGTCTGA